From Clarias gariepinus isolate MV-2021 ecotype Netherlands chromosome 2, CGAR_prim_01v2, whole genome shotgun sequence, one genomic window encodes:
- the LOC128516815 gene encoding craniofacial development protein 2-like — protein sequence MQSIPRGERVVIGADFNGHVGEGNRGDENVMGRFGLQDRNVEGQMVVDFAKRMEMAVVNTFFQKRQEHRVTYKSGGRSTQVDYILCRRCNLKEISDCKVLVGESVARQHRMVLCKITLVVRKVKRTKAEQRTKWWKLRKEECCEVFREELRQAMGGQEVLSVDWTTTANVIRETGRRVLGVSSGKGKVDKETWWWNEEVQECIQGKRLAKKKWDTERTEESRQEYREMQSKVKVEVAKAKQRAYEDL from the coding sequence atgcagagcatccccagaggtgaaagagtggtgattggtgcagacttcaatggacatgttggggaagggaacagaggtgatgaaaatgtgatgggcaggtttggtcttcaggacaggaatgtagaaggacagatggtggtggactttgcaaagaggatggaaatggcagtagtaaatactttcttccagaagaggcaggaacatagggtgacatataagagtggaggcagaagcactcaggtcgactacatcttgtgtcgacgttgtaacctgaaagagatcagtgactgcaaagtgttggtaggggagagtgtagccagacaacacagaatggtgctgtgtaaaataaccctggtggtgaggaaggtgaagaggacaaaggcagagcagaggacaaagtggtggaagctgagaaaggaagaatgttgtgaagtctttagggaggagttgagacaggctatgggtggtcaggaggtgctttcagttgactggacaactacagccaatgtgatcagggagacaggtaggagggtacttggtgtatcatcaggtaaggggaaagtggacaaggagacttggtggtggaatgaggaagtccaggagtgtatacagggaaagaggctagctaagaagaagtgggacactgagaggactgaagagagtagacaggagtacagggagatgcagagtaaggtgaaggtagaggtggcaaaggccaaacaaagagcatatgaggacttgtag